The proteins below are encoded in one region of Lactuca sativa cultivar Salinas chromosome 3, Lsat_Salinas_v11, whole genome shotgun sequence:
- the LOC111906374 gene encoding protein trichome birefringence-like 24 codes for MPHNTHKFTNKNHHFPFFLNSSISTTYKRRWDLYGLHRDLAGDSDKMKEMSYDMNNSSIPVKHKQMKMFVKIVVGLILMGFAYRLYFSTYVQIPHVIVVFGDGYRSTSTPSVVESNFTLSGQVPVNDTSSRKCDIFTGKWVEDLTGPRYTNNSCNTIEHHQNCMKNGRPDMDYIYWRWKPRNCNLPIFDPKIFLNFMRQKSMAFIGDSISRNHVQSLLCILSQVEKPVEVYHDEEYRTRRWFFESHKFTLSVIWSPFLIESKIFEDNDGHASSAVQARLDESDPEWANEFHNFDYIEIGAGKWFLKTTFYFENNEIIGCHNCKKENVPELGFYYAYRKALQTTLDFITKSDHKVYTLFRTTTPDHFENGEWNTGGYCNRTGPFEEGDIELRDIDMVMRGIELEEFEKAVRVMDGSRDGSILKLFDTTRLSLLRPDGHPGPYRAFHPDTNGEVQNDCLHWCLPGPIDSWNDLLMNMLLRG; via the exons atgcCCCACAACACACACAAGTTCACTAACAAAAACCATCATTTTCCTTTCTTTCTCAATTCATCTATTTCTACTACATACAAAAGGCGGTGGGATTTATATGGTTTACACAGAGATCTCGCCGGAGATTCTGACAAGATGAAGGAAATGAGCTATGACATGAACAATTCCTCAATTCCGGTGAAGCACAAGCAAATGAAGATGTTTGTTAAGATCGTTGTTGGTTTGATTCTGATGGGTTTTGCTTATCGACTCTATTTCTCAACTTATGTTCAGATTCCACATGTGATTGTGGTTTTTGGCGATGGATACAGATCGACGTCAACGCCGTCGGTGGTGGAGTCTAATTTCACACTTTCCGGTCAAGTTCCGGTGAATGATACTA GTTCACGAAAGTGCGACATTTTCACCGGCAAATGGGTTGAAGATCTCACTGGCCCACGATACACCAACAACAGCTGCAACACGATCGAACATCATCAAAATTGTATGAAAAACGGCCGCCCAGATATGGATTACATCTACTGGAGGTGGAAGCCACGTAATTGCAATTTACCCATTTTCGACCCAAAAATATTTCTTAATTTCATGAGACAAAAATCAATGGCATTCATCGGTGATTCAATCTCTCGCAACCATGTGCAATCGCTTCTATGCATTCTTTCTCAG GTAGAAAAGCCAGTGGAGGTGTACCATGATGAGGAATATCGAACACGCAGATGGTTTTTCGAATCACATAAGTTTACACTTTCGGTGATTTGGTCGCCTTTTTTAATCGAATCCAAAATCTTCGAGGACAATGATGGCCATGCCTCAAGTGCTGTACAAGCCCGACTTGATGAGTCGGACCCTGAATGGGCCAACGAGTTTCATAACTTTGACTATATCGAGATCGGTGCAGGGAAATGGTTTTTGAAGACGACATTCTACTTTGAGAACAACGAGATTATCGGGTGTCATAATTGTAAAAAAGAGAATGTACCCGAGCTAGGGTTTTATTACGCGTATCGTAAAGCTTTACAGACCACTCTCGATTTTATTACAAAATCGGATCATAAAGTTTACACATTGTTTCGGACCACCACACCGGATCATTTTGAGAATGGGGAGTGGAACACAGGCGGGTATTGTAACAGGACGGGCCCGTTTGAAGAAGGTGATATAGAATTGAGAGATATTGATATGGTAATGAGAGGGATTGAATTGGAAGAATTTGAGAAGGCAGTTCGGGTTATGGACGGGTCAAGAGATGGGTCGATTTTGAAGCTTTTTGATACGACCCGTTTATCTTTGCTGAGGCCCGATGGGCACCCGGGTCCTTACCGGGCTTTCCATCCGGATACAAATGGTGAAGTTCAAAATGATTGTTTGCATTGGTGCTTGCCCGGCCCAATAGACTCATGGAATGATTTACTTATGAACATGTTGCTTAGAGGTTAA